One Planctomycetia bacterium DNA segment encodes these proteins:
- a CDS encoding SRPBCC domain-containing protein yields the protein MAEREPIKFKIFIRGTIEQVWHELTKTGEPQQCFFNNVLHTTGLKVGAPIRMRSPNGKYTAVVGEVLEFDPPHRYVTSFRFTNYDDPPCKVIHELKEVPGGVEYCLTVEKVPAGTKTEHDMARGGTLIINTLKAMVENGRPSFGTRMLFVLFKVLGPVTPKRCRSEHWPL from the coding sequence ATGGCTGAGCGCGAGCCGATCAAGTTCAAGATTTTCATTCGTGGCACGATCGAGCAAGTCTGGCACGAGCTCACCAAAACCGGCGAGCCGCAGCAATGCTTCTTCAACAACGTGCTGCACACGACCGGCTTGAAAGTCGGCGCCCCGATTCGCATGCGCTCCCCAAATGGCAAGTACACGGCAGTCGTTGGCGAGGTGCTGGAGTTCGATCCTCCGCACCGCTATGTGACGTCGTTTCGCTTCACCAACTACGACGACCCGCCCTGTAAGGTGATCCACGAATTGAAGGAAGTCCCCGGCGGCGTGGAATACTGCCTGACGGTGGAGAAGGTCCCGGCCGGCACAAAGACCGAACACGACATGGCCCGGGGCGGCACGCTGATCATCAACACGCTGAAGGCGATGGTTGAAAACGGCCGCCCTTCCTTCGGCACTCGGATGCTGTTTGTACTGTTCAAGGTTTTAGGTCCGGTCACGCCGAAACGATGTCGATCGGAACACTGGCCGCTGTAG
- a CDS encoding metalloregulator ArsR/SmtB family transcription factor, translated as MGRPDQIDEVFAALAHAARRKILDVVKEQPGCGVHDVCDHFEMTRIGVMKHLRILEQANLITSEKHGRVRRLYFNAVPIQMIYDRWTTEFSAYWAAGLTRIKYRIESARGNDATRKPAARQNPEKRKRRHG; from the coding sequence ATGGGCCGGCCCGATCAAATCGACGAGGTCTTCGCGGCGCTCGCGCATGCGGCGCGGCGGAAGATTCTGGACGTGGTGAAAGAACAGCCGGGCTGCGGCGTGCATGACGTTTGCGATCATTTCGAAATGACCCGCATCGGCGTGATGAAGCATCTGCGGATTCTGGAACAGGCGAACCTGATTACTTCCGAAAAACATGGTCGGGTGCGGCGACTTTATTTCAATGCTGTGCCGATCCAGATGATTTACGACCGCTGGACGACGGAGTTCAGCGCTTATTGGGCGGCTGGTTTAACGCGCATCAAATACCGTATTGAGTCAGCCCGCGGTAACGATGCGACGCGCAAGCCGGCCGCCCGGCAAAACCCCGAGAAGCGAAAGCGACGTCATGGCTGA